The Microcaecilia unicolor chromosome 6, aMicUni1.1, whole genome shotgun sequence genome includes a window with the following:
- the CENPL gene encoding centromere protein L, translating to MSSHSARDVKRRRNSAVRALAESSGRRRKIPEDRLGTPIAAATTRHNVTFINTCFSQHGITPARRNTPFRQVPSKRKIPPNTPLLEENSGPEKISSFLRKQWTLYSVTPLYKFSYAKFKDYSKLLSAYITAEKQTGLAVEVGMDLNIKVTFSSLSGLKGNEHDQRAVFIQITSRSAFAAPNSEEKVLWTGCLCCTFGDMEILSCLLKDFTCLPLFLVNGGETLTAMVGTWFQKTFDCCFSRLVISARDLTWMAAMWTGCKLENHMAAIELLFSVPCSPCNLDISYAIHPEDARALWESIHKSQDEVTEEEVNLFMNCLYSHFFRHFKIYLSATRLVKVSTAVASAHCDGKVKLLSEEYIISVLALLTELATNQIQY from the exons ATACCTGAAGACCGTCTTGGTACCCCTATAGCGGCAGCAACTACAAGGCACAATGTTACGTTTATAAACACATGCTTTTCCCAGCACGGTATAACTCCTGCCCGCAGAAATACACCATTTCGGCAAGTCCCATCTAAAAGAAAAATTCCACCAAACACTCCTCTTTTGGAG gaaaacaGTGGCCCTGAAAAAATATCTTCCTTTCTGCGTAAACAATGGACTTTGTACAGTGTGACCCCTTTATACAAGTTTTCCTATGCCAAGTTCAAAGATTACTCAAAGCTGCTGTCTGCTTATATTACTGCTGAAAAGCAGACGGGACTTGCTGTGGAGGTGGGCATGGACTTAAACATAAAAGTGACTTTCTCCTCTCTGTCTGGGCTGAAAGGAAATGAGCATGACCAAAGAGCAGTCTTTATCCAG ATTACATCAAGATCAGCGTTCGCAGCTCCGAACAGTGAAGAAAAGGTGTTATGGACAGGCTGTCTGTGCTGTACGTTTGGAGATATGGAAATTTTATCATGTTTACTAAAGGATTTTACCTGCCTTCCCCTGTTCCTTGTTAATGGAGGGGAGACCCTGACAGCTATGGTTGGTACTTGGTTCCAAAAAACCTTTGACTGTTGTTTCAGCCGCCTGGTTATCAGTGCTCGTGATCTTACCTGGATGGCAGCTATGTGGACTGGATGCAAATTGGAAAATCATATGGCTGCAATAGAACTTTTGTTTTCTGTACCCTGTAGTCCATGTAATCTGGATATTTCTTATGCTATACACCCCGAAGATGCCAGAGCACTATGGGAAAGTATTCACAAGAGTCAGGATGAAGTCACAGAGGAAGAGGTGAACTTGTTTATGAACTGCCTTTACTCACACTTTTTTCGGCACTTCAAGATTTACTTGTCCGCCACCAGGCTGGTAAAAGTATCCACAGCTGTAGCCTCGGCTCACTGTGATGGAAAAGTTAAG ctACTGTCTGAGGAGTACATAATCAGTGTGCTGGCGTTGCTGACAGAGCTGGCTACCAATCAGATCCAGTATTAG